From one Anaeromyxobacter diazotrophicus genomic stretch:
- a CDS encoding ATP-binding protein, which produces MIRGLESARAWLGKVQVATELERRQAVSLQVFALFGLTCTAGLECWRAVWGVHVLAATISNTLTMLALLAGVWAIRAGRFRLGAWIIASGSTLVLGAAIGASGLVYARDALKNLAIPLALAALVLGRRALWTALAAMLAFMALALGRDHHLLGGAGPRPNPSSEEVMFAVSAIVLVLLAIVLDRFGLTVLDAFADSESRRRQLEAATAERDRAALEQEQLRGQLLQAQKLESVGRLAGGIAHDFNNLLTVINACSDSLVAELPEGSALQGDAAEIRDAGARAAALTQQLLALSRQQVLEPRVLQLDGVVADARRLLQRVLGEDVELVISLGDAGRVRADPNQLHQVLMNLAVNARAAMPSGGRLVIETSPVEIDRPPAAGAAGPRPGRYARLRVTDTGTGMDAATRQRIFEPFFTTKPHGLGTGLGLSTVHGIVDQSGGCIAVVSEVGAGATFDIHLPRVEDAADPAPRAPASSPGSSRGGTILVVEDQAEVRRVTSRMLRAEGYQVLEAGGAEAALAAAAAHAGAIDLLVSDVVMPGTSGPALAERLAAVRPALRVLFVSGYAPEVVAHHGLLESGRGVLQKPFTAAALAEKVRAALADAPAGEERAGGRRAS; this is translated from the coding sequence ATGATCCGGGGCCTCGAGAGCGCGCGGGCGTGGCTGGGGAAGGTCCAGGTGGCGACCGAGCTGGAGCGCCGGCAGGCCGTCTCGCTGCAGGTGTTCGCCCTCTTCGGCCTCACCTGCACGGCGGGCCTCGAGTGCTGGCGCGCGGTGTGGGGCGTCCACGTCCTCGCCGCGACCATCTCGAACACGCTCACCATGCTGGCGCTCCTCGCCGGCGTGTGGGCCATCCGCGCCGGCCGCTTCCGGCTGGGGGCCTGGATCATCGCCTCGGGCTCGACGCTGGTCCTCGGCGCCGCCATCGGCGCCTCCGGGCTCGTCTACGCGCGCGACGCGCTCAAGAACCTCGCCATCCCGCTGGCGCTGGCGGCCCTCGTGCTGGGCCGCCGCGCGCTCTGGACCGCGCTCGCGGCGATGCTGGCGTTCATGGCGCTCGCCCTCGGGCGCGACCACCACCTCCTGGGCGGCGCCGGGCCGCGCCCGAACCCCTCCTCGGAGGAGGTGATGTTCGCGGTCTCGGCGATCGTGCTCGTCCTCCTCGCGATCGTCCTCGACCGGTTCGGGCTGACCGTGCTCGACGCCTTCGCCGACTCGGAGAGCCGGCGCCGGCAGCTCGAGGCGGCGACGGCCGAGCGCGATCGGGCGGCGCTCGAGCAGGAGCAGCTCCGCGGCCAGCTCCTGCAGGCGCAGAAGCTCGAGTCGGTGGGGCGCCTGGCCGGGGGGATCGCCCACGACTTCAACAACCTCCTCACGGTGATCAACGCCTGCAGCGACAGCCTGGTGGCGGAGCTCCCGGAGGGCAGCGCGCTCCAGGGCGACGCGGCCGAGATCCGCGACGCCGGGGCGCGGGCCGCCGCGCTCACCCAGCAGCTCCTCGCCCTGAGCCGCCAGCAGGTGCTCGAGCCTCGCGTGCTCCAGCTCGACGGCGTGGTCGCGGACGCGCGCCGGCTGCTGCAGCGGGTCCTCGGCGAGGACGTCGAGCTCGTGATCTCGCTCGGCGACGCCGGCCGGGTGCGGGCCGATCCCAACCAGCTGCACCAGGTGCTCATGAACCTGGCGGTGAACGCGCGCGCCGCCATGCCGTCGGGCGGCCGGCTGGTGATCGAGACCTCGCCGGTCGAGATCGACCGTCCGCCCGCCGCAGGCGCCGCCGGGCCTCGCCCGGGCCGCTACGCCCGGCTCCGGGTGACGGACACCGGGACCGGCATGGACGCCGCGACCCGGCAGCGCATCTTCGAGCCCTTCTTCACGACCAAGCCGCACGGGCTCGGGACGGGCCTCGGCCTCTCCACCGTCCACGGCATCGTCGACCAGAGCGGCGGGTGCATCGCGGTCGTGAGCGAGGTGGGCGCCGGCGCGACCTTCGATATCCACCTGCCGCGGGTGGAGGACGCGGCCGACCCGGCGCCGCGCGCGCCGGCCTCGTCTCCGGGCTCGAGCCGCGGCGGGACGATCCTCGTCGTCGAGGACCAGGCGGAGGTCAGGCGCGTCACCTCCCGGATGCTCCGCGCCGAGGGCTACCAGGTGCTCGAGGCGGGCGGCGCGGAGGCGGCGCTCGCGGCGGCGGCGGCCCACGCCGGCGCGATCGACCTGCTCGTCTCGGACGTGGTCATGCCCGGCACCTCGGGCCCCGCCCTCGCCGAGCGCCTCGCCGCGGTCCGGCCCGCGCTCCGCGTCCTGTTCGTGTCGGGCTACGCGCCCGAGGTGGTCGCCCACCACGGGCTCCTCGAGAGCGGCCGCGGCGTCCTCCAGAAGCCGTTCACCGCCGCCGCGCTCGCCGAGAAGGTGCGCGCGGCGCTGGCGGACGCGCCCGCTGGCGAGGAGCGGGCCGGGGGGCGGCGCGCGAGCTGA
- a CDS encoding zinc-dependent alcohol dehydrogenase family protein, which yields MKALVYHGPGKRSWEEKPRPAIQKPTDAVVRVERTTICGTDLHIMKGDVPAVTDGRILGHEGVGVVEEAGPAVSNFRKGDRVLISCITSCGRCEACKKGMYSHCADGGWILGHRIDGTQAEYVRIPYADTSLHAVPQGADEDALVMLSDILPTGFEVGVLNGKVKPGDTVAIVGGGPVGLAALLTAQFYSPAELILVDLDDNRLEVAKQLGATRLVNSGDGKAVAKVMALTGGKGVDVAIEAVGVPATFDVCQDVVAAGGHLANVGVHGKSVALKLEKLWIQNVTITTGLVDTYTTPMLLKIVTAGRLQPRKLITHEFKLEEVMKAYDTFGNAAKEKALKVILRGA from the coding sequence ATGAAGGCGCTCGTCTACCACGGACCCGGAAAGCGCTCCTGGGAGGAGAAGCCGCGGCCCGCGATCCAGAAGCCCACCGACGCCGTCGTCCGCGTCGAGCGGACCACCATCTGCGGCACCGACCTGCACATCATGAAGGGCGACGTGCCGGCGGTGACCGACGGCCGCATCCTGGGGCACGAGGGGGTGGGCGTGGTCGAGGAGGCCGGGCCCGCCGTCTCGAACTTCAGGAAGGGCGACCGGGTCCTCATCTCCTGCATCACCTCCTGCGGGCGCTGCGAGGCCTGCAAGAAGGGCATGTACTCGCACTGCGCCGACGGCGGCTGGATCCTCGGCCACCGCATCGACGGCACGCAGGCCGAGTACGTCCGCATCCCGTACGCGGACACCAGCCTGCACGCCGTCCCGCAGGGCGCGGACGAGGACGCGCTCGTCATGCTGAGCGACATCCTCCCCACCGGGTTCGAGGTGGGCGTGCTGAACGGCAAGGTGAAGCCGGGCGACACGGTGGCGATCGTCGGCGGCGGCCCGGTCGGCCTGGCGGCGCTCCTCACCGCGCAGTTCTACTCGCCGGCCGAGCTCATCCTGGTGGACCTCGACGACAACCGCCTCGAGGTGGCGAAGCAGCTCGGCGCCACCCGGCTCGTGAACAGCGGCGACGGGAAGGCGGTCGCGAAGGTGATGGCGCTCACCGGTGGCAAGGGGGTGGACGTCGCCATCGAGGCGGTCGGCGTCCCCGCCACCTTCGACGTCTGCCAGGACGTCGTCGCGGCGGGAGGGCACCTCGCCAACGTCGGCGTGCACGGCAAGAGCGTCGCGCTGAAGCTGGAGAAGCTCTGGATCCAGAACGTCACGATCACGACCGGGCTCGTGGACACGTACACGACCCCGATGCTGCTCAAGATCGTGACGGCCGGGCGGCTCCAGCCGCGGAAGCTCATCACCCACGAGTTCAAGCTCGAGGAGGTGATGAAGGCCTACGACACGTTCGGGAACGCCGCGAAGGAGAAGGCGCTGAAGGTCATCCTCCGGGGGGCGTAG
- a CDS encoding phosphomannomutase has protein sequence MPITQTPISSLAQSGAAFGTSGVRGTVDALTDRVCFAYTAGFLGTLPPRRDAVVALGHDLRPSSPRMVAACLAACHARGWRAVQCGALPTPALAHYALQQGIPAVMVTGSHIPFDRNGIKFYGSAGEILKEDETAIVNAVVELDEGAFEHGMLRSPPRLPAVDEAARELYRHRYLRFFPPGLLRGKRLGVYEHSSVARDLITELLAELGADVVSLGRTDTFVPVDTEAVSEADEQQARAWVMAHRLDGLVSTDGDADRPLVGDETGALFRGDVVGMLCARFLGARTVVTPVSSNTAVERWGIFPRVIRTRIGSPYVIAAMAEAGRGGEGPVAGYEANGGFLLGSEVRRAADGAERTLAALPTRDALLPILSLLALAAERGVPLSQLGAGLPARYTASDRLRNFATAVSRRLIDELAGSPDALAGFFRELGGVAEVNQVDGLRVTLASGEIVHLRPSGNAPELRCYAEAATPARAVELSRWGLRAAAARIGELGQG, from the coding sequence ATGCCGATCACGCAAACCCCCATCAGCAGCCTGGCGCAATCGGGCGCAGCCTTCGGCACGAGCGGCGTGCGCGGCACGGTCGACGCCCTCACCGACCGGGTCTGCTTCGCCTACACCGCCGGCTTCCTGGGCACCCTCCCGCCGCGGCGGGACGCCGTGGTCGCCCTCGGCCACGACCTCCGGCCGAGCAGCCCGCGCATGGTGGCGGCGTGCCTCGCGGCCTGCCACGCGCGCGGCTGGCGCGCGGTGCAGTGCGGCGCGCTGCCCACGCCGGCGCTGGCTCACTACGCGCTCCAGCAGGGGATCCCGGCGGTCATGGTCACGGGCAGCCACATCCCGTTCGACCGGAACGGCATCAAGTTCTACGGGAGCGCAGGCGAGATCCTGAAGGAGGACGAGACCGCCATCGTGAACGCGGTGGTCGAGCTCGACGAGGGCGCCTTCGAGCACGGCATGCTCCGGAGCCCTCCGCGCCTGCCAGCGGTGGACGAGGCCGCGCGCGAGCTCTACCGGCACCGCTACCTGCGCTTCTTCCCGCCGGGCCTGCTGCGCGGCAAGCGGCTCGGCGTGTACGAGCACTCGAGCGTCGCTCGCGACCTCATCACCGAGCTCCTGGCCGAGCTCGGCGCGGACGTCGTCTCGCTGGGCCGGACCGACACCTTCGTGCCGGTGGACACCGAGGCGGTGAGCGAGGCGGACGAGCAGCAGGCGCGCGCCTGGGTGATGGCGCACCGGCTCGACGGCCTCGTCTCCACGGACGGCGACGCCGACCGGCCCCTCGTCGGCGACGAGACCGGGGCGCTCTTCCGCGGCGACGTGGTGGGGATGCTGTGCGCCCGATTCCTGGGCGCGCGCACCGTGGTCACGCCGGTGAGCAGCAACACCGCCGTCGAGCGATGGGGCATCTTCCCCAGGGTGATCCGTACGCGGATCGGCTCGCCCTACGTCATCGCCGCCATGGCCGAGGCGGGCCGCGGCGGCGAGGGCCCCGTGGCCGGGTACGAGGCGAACGGCGGGTTCCTGCTGGGGAGCGAGGTCCGGCGCGCCGCGGACGGCGCGGAGCGCACCCTGGCCGCGCTGCCCACCCGCGACGCGCTGCTGCCGATACTGTCGCTCCTCGCCCTGGCCGCCGAGCGGGGCGTCCCGCTCTCGCAGCTCGGCGCCGGCTTGCCGGCGCGCTACACCGCCAGCGACCGGCTGCGGAACTTCGCCACGGCGGTGAGCCGCCGGCTCATCGACGAGCTCGCCGGGTCGCCCGACGCGCTCGCCGGCTTCTTCCGCGAGCTGGGCGGGGTGGCGGAGGTGAACCAGGTCGACGGCTTGCGCGTCACGCTCGCCAGCGGCGAGATCGTGCACCTCCGCCCGTCGGGTAACGCGCCCGAGCTGCGCTGCTACGCCGAGGCGGCGACGCCGGCGCGGGCGGTGGAGCTGAGCCGGTGGGGCCTGCGCGCGGCGGCGGCGCGGATTGGCGAGCTCGGGCAGGGGTAG
- a CDS encoding nucleoside-diphosphate sugar epimerase/dehydratase — protein MAGSPSRSRERYSMIRSFAVRWASVRALRYPSMLAFDALATACAFAAALAIRFDSHVPGWVAAQTRVAVPLLILVRLSVTAATRLYRWSFRMSGLAEGVRVVSATAAGTGLFVVALHQVAPPGLPRSIYVLEFFLSASLMGGVRFIPRFAMAWLDEQYRRGSNGALRTIIVGAGGAADLLARDILRSRESRYDLIGYVDDAKTKLGLSLNGKPVLGTIAELPRLIAERGVSMVLLAITHLPAARLREILRMCESSKASFKIIPASFAQMDERISAAILHDLSPEDLLPRDAIAFDDREIRKLVSGRRAMVTGAGGSIGGEISRQLAMNGVSELVLVDMNENELYLKTRRLQEDCPELRVHAEVADIREPDRLGRLGERYRPQLVFHAAAHKHVPLMEDAPEEAVKNNVFGTMNVARMAIACGAERLVFISTDKAVRPTSVMGATKRIAEFVIRDLDRASKTKMTAVRFGNVLGSAGSVVPIFKQQIERGGPVTVTHPDCTRYFMTIPEAVGLVLLAGLGGYGDLCVLDMGEPIKIAQLARNLITMAGYVPGQDIPIVFSGLRPGEKLYEELLTEEEEETSEVRNRILVARSPAPPSDLPERLKELRASASTGDRDGVLDAIRRVVPTYTGGRSTRPAPVSKIPSRNEDVDLNVVEFRPAQQARS, from the coding sequence TTGGCAGGTTCCCCCAGTCGTTCGCGGGAGCGATACTCGATGATCCGGTCATTCGCCGTCCGTTGGGCCTCGGTACGCGCGTTGCGTTACCCGTCGATGCTCGCTTTCGACGCCCTGGCCACCGCCTGCGCCTTCGCTGCCGCACTCGCCATTCGCTTTGACTCGCACGTTCCAGGGTGGGTCGCGGCGCAGACCCGGGTCGCCGTTCCGCTGTTGATCCTGGTCAGGCTGTCAGTCACCGCCGCCACTCGGCTCTACCGCTGGTCGTTCCGGATGTCAGGCCTGGCCGAGGGGGTGCGGGTCGTGTCGGCGACCGCGGCAGGAACGGGGCTGTTCGTCGTGGCGCTCCACCAAGTCGCGCCACCGGGGCTCCCGCGCAGCATCTACGTCCTCGAGTTCTTCCTGTCGGCGAGCCTCATGGGAGGCGTTCGCTTCATCCCTCGCTTCGCCATGGCCTGGCTGGACGAGCAGTACCGGCGCGGATCGAACGGGGCGCTCCGGACCATTATCGTGGGCGCTGGTGGAGCGGCCGACCTGCTGGCACGCGACATCCTGCGCTCCCGAGAGTCTAGGTACGACCTGATCGGTTACGTCGACGACGCGAAGACGAAGCTCGGGCTGTCGCTCAACGGCAAGCCCGTCTTGGGCACCATCGCCGAGCTGCCGAGGCTCATCGCCGAGCGCGGCGTCTCGATGGTCCTGCTCGCCATCACCCATCTGCCGGCGGCGCGGCTGCGCGAGATCCTCCGGATGTGCGAGAGCTCGAAGGCGAGCTTCAAAATAATCCCCGCGTCCTTCGCCCAGATGGACGAGCGGATCTCCGCGGCGATCCTGCACGACCTCTCGCCAGAGGACCTGCTCCCGCGCGACGCCATCGCCTTCGACGACCGCGAGATCAGGAAGCTCGTCTCCGGACGACGGGCGATGGTCACCGGCGCCGGCGGCTCCATCGGCGGCGAGATCTCCCGCCAGCTCGCGATGAACGGGGTGAGTGAGCTCGTGCTCGTGGACATGAACGAGAACGAGCTCTACCTCAAGACGCGCCGGCTCCAGGAGGACTGCCCGGAGCTGCGCGTCCATGCCGAGGTGGCCGACATCCGCGAGCCGGACCGGCTCGGCCGGCTGGGGGAGCGCTATCGCCCGCAGCTCGTGTTCCACGCGGCGGCGCACAAACACGTGCCGCTCATGGAGGACGCACCCGAGGAGGCGGTGAAGAACAACGTCTTCGGGACCATGAACGTCGCCCGCATGGCGATCGCCTGCGGCGCCGAGCGGCTCGTCTTCATCTCGACCGACAAGGCGGTGCGTCCGACGTCGGTCATGGGTGCCACGAAGCGCATCGCGGAGTTCGTGATCCGCGATCTCGACCGGGCCTCGAAGACCAAGATGACCGCGGTCCGGTTCGGCAACGTGCTCGGGTCGGCCGGCAGTGTGGTCCCCATCTTCAAGCAGCAGATCGAGCGCGGCGGGCCGGTGACCGTCACCCACCCGGATTGCACCCGGTACTTCATGACCATCCCCGAGGCGGTCGGGCTCGTGCTGCTCGCGGGGCTCGGCGGCTATGGCGACCTGTGCGTGCTCGACATGGGCGAGCCCATCAAGATCGCCCAGCTCGCGCGGAACCTCATCACGATGGCGGGGTACGTGCCGGGCCAGGACATCCCCATCGTCTTCTCCGGCCTCCGGCCGGGAGAGAAGCTCTACGAGGAGCTGCTCACCGAAGAGGAGGAGGAGACGAGCGAGGTCCGGAACCGCATCCTCGTCGCGCGCAGCCCGGCCCCGCCCTCCGATCTACCGGAGCGGCTGAAGGAGCTGCGTGCGAGCGCAAGCACCGGTGACAGGGACGGCGTCCTCGACGCGATCCGGCGCGTGGTGCCTACCTACACCGGTGGCCGGAGTACGCGCCCGGCGCCAGTGTCGAAGATCCCCAGTCGAAATGAGGATGTCGATCTCAACGTGGTGGAGTTTCGCCCGGCGCAGCAGGCGCGTTCTTGA
- a CDS encoding PglD-related sugar-binding protein, whose protein sequence is MPLVHIIGAGGFGREVLQYLRDLAVAGKNTTPAGFIDDAPGRWETGLPVARLEDVPLSANTLFIVAVGDPASRRLLAKRAEERGCQFLTLVHPLAYVAPTAELEPGCIVAPFAFVGPAARLGAHVVLNVHATADHDARVASFSYLAPYACVGGGAFIGEEVVLGAHSSVAPGATVDPSQRVSPGDHVAGW, encoded by the coding sequence ATGCCGCTGGTCCACATCATCGGTGCAGGCGGCTTCGGTCGCGAAGTCCTGCAATACCTGCGCGATCTCGCTGTGGCCGGGAAGAACACCACGCCGGCTGGATTCATCGATGACGCTCCCGGCCGATGGGAGACAGGGCTACCCGTCGCGAGGCTCGAGGACGTGCCCCTGTCGGCCAATACCCTCTTCATCGTGGCGGTCGGTGATCCGGCGAGCCGGCGCCTCCTGGCGAAGCGAGCGGAGGAACGTGGCTGCCAGTTCCTCACCCTGGTGCACCCGCTCGCCTACGTCGCTCCGACTGCCGAGCTCGAACCCGGTTGTATCGTCGCGCCGTTCGCGTTCGTGGGGCCAGCGGCGCGGCTGGGCGCGCACGTGGTACTGAACGTCCACGCCACGGCCGATCACGACGCCCGCGTCGCGTCATTCTCTTACCTCGCACCATACGCCTGTGTCGGGGGTGGGGCGTTCATCGGGGAGGAGGTCGTCCTGGGGGCGCACTCGAGCGTGGCGCCCGGAGCAACTGTGGATCCGTCTCAGCGGGTTTCGCCTGGGGATCACGTGGCGGGATGGTAG
- a CDS encoding MraY family glycosyltransferase, whose protein sequence is MMITGIALFATAGAISFSVAYACRNIAVRLAILDEPNGRSAHATPKPRLGGVGVMGAFLVAGVALVSAGSVPSAAMGPLAATGVIACLGFIDDLRQVPARWRFVVQLAAASTVVAFRFAALPQAAGPLLGSILPPWVLAPLAVLWIVWLTNLYNFMDGIDGLAGGQGLIGGLAIAAAAWLCGASATAALAVAVAGASLGFLFLNFPPSSIFMGDVGSTAIGFFFGCVPLLPDRQPVSFDIVAVALSLFVLDATVTLVRRVIQGQRWYEPHRSHHYQRPLALGIEHRAITLSAYLGFALLGGLAVLMALATAPVRLALLMAAALVFVVAAQVVRGLERAHAMAAERVERPDADRRAA, encoded by the coding sequence ATGATGATCACGGGGATCGCACTCTTCGCAACGGCCGGTGCCATCTCGTTCAGTGTGGCCTATGCCTGCCGCAACATCGCGGTCCGGCTCGCGATCCTCGACGAGCCCAACGGCCGCAGCGCGCATGCCACGCCCAAGCCGCGGCTCGGCGGCGTGGGAGTCATGGGCGCCTTTCTTGTCGCGGGCGTCGCCCTGGTCTCGGCCGGTTCCGTGCCAAGCGCCGCGATGGGCCCGCTCGCCGCTACCGGCGTCATCGCGTGTCTCGGCTTCATCGACGACCTTCGCCAGGTCCCCGCCCGCTGGCGGTTCGTGGTCCAGCTCGCCGCGGCCAGCACCGTCGTGGCGTTCCGCTTCGCCGCCCTTCCGCAGGCGGCGGGACCACTGCTCGGCTCGATCCTGCCCCCGTGGGTACTGGCACCTTTGGCGGTGCTCTGGATCGTCTGGCTCACCAACCTCTACAACTTCATGGACGGTATCGACGGGCTCGCCGGCGGGCAGGGGCTCATAGGCGGCCTCGCCATCGCGGCCGCTGCGTGGCTCTGCGGCGCGTCGGCGACGGCGGCGCTCGCGGTCGCCGTCGCCGGCGCAAGCCTTGGTTTCCTGTTCCTGAACTTCCCGCCATCATCCATCTTCATGGGAGACGTCGGCTCGACGGCGATCGGCTTCTTCTTTGGCTGCGTGCCGCTCCTGCCGGACCGCCAACCAGTCTCCTTCGACATCGTCGCGGTGGCGCTCTCGCTCTTCGTGCTCGACGCGACCGTGACCCTCGTCCGCCGCGTGATCCAGGGGCAGCGCTGGTATGAGCCGCACCGCTCCCATCACTATCAGCGGCCACTGGCGCTGGGCATCGAACATCGGGCCATTACGCTCTCCGCCTACCTGGGCTTCGCGCTCCTGGGGGGGCTCGCGGTCTTGATGGCGCTCGCGACCGCTCCGGTGCGGCTCGCACTACTCATGGCCGCGGCGCTGGTCTTCGTCGTGGCGGCGCAGGTCGTACGCGGGCTGGAGCGGGCGCACGCTATGGCCGCGGAGCGGGTCGAGCGACCGGACGCGGATCGTCGGGCAGCCTGA
- a CDS encoding nucleotide sugar dehydrogenase: MNELRRKIENRAAHVGVIGQGYVGLPLALVFREAGFDVTGFDVDPKKVDAIACGESFIKHIGPERVAAAVKSGRYRATTDFDRLGTCDAILICVPTPLGRHREPDNSYIHSTVREIAKRLRRGQLIVLESTTYPGTTDEEVKPLLEATGLRCPNDFLLAFSPEREDPGRRDHTTRNIPKVVGGVESTSTDCAALLYGAAMEKVVPVSSSRVAESSKLLENVFRSVNIALVNELKMLFDRMDIDVWEVIEAAKSKPFGFMPFYPGPGLGGHCIPLDPFYLSWKAAEYGSWARFIELAGEINTRMPSYVLHRLQRALNEDGKPLKGSRILVLGLAYKANIDDDRESPSYEIIELLREADAHVEYCDPYFSEARKTRRHDLKMRSLPVTAEAFAAFDAVVVATAHDLFKDAALFEHVPLVLDTRNMVEPLFAGGRARPRIVKA, encoded by the coding sequence ATGAATGAACTCCGTAGAAAGATTGAGAATCGCGCTGCCCACGTCGGCGTCATCGGTCAGGGCTACGTCGGACTGCCCCTCGCGCTCGTATTCCGTGAGGCTGGCTTCGATGTCACTGGGTTCGATGTCGATCCCAAGAAGGTCGACGCCATCGCCTGCGGCGAGTCGTTCATCAAGCACATCGGCCCGGAGCGCGTCGCTGCTGCGGTGAAGAGCGGCCGTTACCGGGCCACGACCGACTTCGACCGGCTGGGCACGTGTGACGCCATCCTCATCTGCGTCCCGACGCCGCTCGGGCGTCACCGGGAGCCGGACAACTCGTACATCCACTCGACTGTACGCGAGATCGCGAAGCGCCTGCGCCGTGGCCAGCTCATCGTCCTGGAATCGACCACCTACCCCGGTACCACCGACGAGGAGGTGAAGCCGCTCCTCGAAGCTACGGGTCTGCGCTGTCCCAACGACTTCCTCCTCGCGTTCTCACCCGAACGAGAGGACCCAGGCCGCCGCGATCACACGACGCGGAACATCCCGAAGGTCGTGGGCGGGGTGGAATCGACCTCGACCGACTGCGCGGCGCTTCTGTACGGCGCAGCCATGGAGAAGGTCGTCCCCGTGTCCAGCTCGCGCGTGGCGGAGTCGAGCAAGCTCCTCGAGAACGTGTTCAGGTCGGTGAACATCGCGCTCGTGAACGAGCTCAAGATGCTCTTCGACCGAATGGACATCGACGTCTGGGAGGTCATCGAGGCGGCCAAGAGCAAGCCATTCGGGTTCATGCCGTTCTATCCAGGCCCAGGGCTGGGCGGTCACTGTATCCCGCTCGACCCCTTCTACTTGTCGTGGAAGGCGGCCGAGTACGGATCCTGGGCACGGTTCATCGAGCTGGCCGGCGAGATCAACACGAGGATGCCGAGCTATGTCCTCCATCGCCTCCAGCGAGCCCTGAACGAGGACGGCAAGCCGCTCAAGGGATCAAGGATCCTGGTGCTGGGGTTGGCCTACAAGGCAAACATCGACGACGACCGCGAGTCGCCGTCGTACGAGATCATCGAGCTGCTCCGTGAGGCTGATGCCCACGTCGAGTACTGCGATCCCTACTTCTCGGAGGCCCGCAAGACGCGGCGGCATGACCTCAAGATGCGCAGTCTCCCCGTGACCGCGGAGGCGTTTGCCGCCTTCGATGCGGTCGTGGTGGCGACCGCCCACGACCTCTTCAAGGACGCCGCGCTCTTCGAGCACGTTCCGCTCGTATTGGATACCCGCAACATGGTCGAGCCGCTGTTCGCGGGTGGTCGGGCGAGGCCCAGGATCGTCAAAGCCTGA
- a CDS encoding NAD-dependent epimerase/dehydratase family protein: MDVLITGITGGLGRALAARLAGARITGTCRRAEVTLEGARVVAAELGSVDWAPLVQGQDVVFHLAAYVHRKPAGLDEEAAVFELNAGSTARLAQACRQSGAILVFASTVAVLEGAEPRGRRAGTAYGQSKLAAEAAIRREGEAGLRFAIVRFPLLYGPYGRGNMEKMLQAIASRRYWPIGPSGCPKSCLAFDDAARALIACATDPAALGQTYVAAPPVAPTLGEIHRAAYAALGRRLPPAVPGALAVALALAAEAVLALLGHRARLREQVETLIAPAAYDGGELASAVGFRPEVSLHEGLRGLADWLRSRREAGKR; encoded by the coding sequence ATGGACGTCCTCATCACAGGGATCACGGGTGGATTGGGCAGAGCCCTGGCGGCGCGCCTCGCGGGCGCTCGCATCACAGGAACCTGCCGGCGTGCGGAAGTGACGCTCGAGGGCGCGCGCGTCGTGGCCGCGGAGCTCGGCAGCGTCGACTGGGCACCGCTGGTGCAGGGGCAGGACGTCGTCTTCCACCTGGCCGCTTATGTCCACCGCAAGCCCGCCGGCCTCGATGAGGAGGCAGCGGTCTTCGAGCTCAACGCCGGTTCCACCGCTCGCCTGGCGCAGGCTTGCCGTCAGTCCGGCGCGATCCTCGTGTTCGCGAGCACCGTCGCGGTTCTCGAGGGTGCCGAGCCGCGCGGACGGCGGGCCGGGACGGCCTACGGGCAGAGCAAGCTCGCCGCAGAAGCTGCGATTCGCCGCGAGGGCGAGGCCGGGCTTCGATTCGCGATCGTGCGGTTCCCGCTCCTGTATGGCCCTTATGGGCGGGGCAACATGGAGAAGATGCTGCAGGCGATCGCGTCACGGAGATACTGGCCGATCGGCCCTTCGGGCTGCCCCAAGTCCTGTCTCGCGTTCGATGATGCCGCGCGCGCCCTCATCGCGTGCGCCACAGATCCGGCAGCGCTCGGGCAGACCTACGTCGCTGCTCCGCCAGTTGCTCCCACGCTGGGCGAGATCCACCGCGCGGCGTATGCCGCGCTCGGGCGGCGCCTGCCGCCGGCGGTCCCCGGCGCGCTGGCTGTCGCGCTCGCGTTGGCCGCAGAAGCCGTCCTCGCGTTGCTCGGCCACCGGGCCCGGCTGCGTGAGCAGGTCGAGACCCTGATCGCGCCGGCGGCCTACGACGGCGGTGAGCTCGCGTCAGCGGTGGGGTTCCGGCCCGAAGTCTCCCTGCACGAGGGGCTGCGAGGTCTCGCCGACTGGCTGCGCTCGCGGCGAGAGGCGGGGAAGCGTTGA